In Trifolium pratense cultivar HEN17-A07 linkage group LG7, ARS_RC_1.1, whole genome shotgun sequence, a genomic segment contains:
- the LOC123895885 gene encoding uncharacterized protein LOC123895885 — MSLSLADRSIVHPEGILHDVLVRVGEFVFPADFVVLDIEETREWEPLLLGRPFLATSRALIDVEMGELMLRTDDQQLTFNVFDKMTWDDGDPQCFKIQVYDHMIKHALKLPWNAHYSPHGGTSFP, encoded by the coding sequence atgagtctctctttggcggatagatcaaTAGTGCATCCGGAAGGTATCCTCCATGACGTATTGGTTAGAGTGGGTGAATTTGTGTTTCCCGCAGACTTTGTGGTTCtagacatagaagaaactagggAGTGGGAACCGTTGCTACTTGGTAGACCCTTCCTAGCAACtagccgtgccctaatcgatgtagagatgggggaactcatgctaaggactGATGATCAGCAGCTTACCttcaatgtctttgataagATGACGTGGGACGATGGAGACCCACAGtgttttaaaatccaggtttatgatcatatgATTAAACATGCTTTGAAATTgccttggaatgcacactactcGCCACATGGTGGCACTTCTTTTCCGTGA